In Leishmania major strain Friedlin complete genome, chromosome 34, the following proteins share a genomic window:
- a CDS encoding putative uracil phosphoribosyltransferase, whose translation MSQQEGTSPTDRESTMQILNMFPGHLHLLPQTPQLHFLFTVIRDVETQRTDFIFYSERIIRLIFEAALCLIPVKPFNVITPVGAVYRGVRPDDRGIIGVSIMRAGESMERVLREMCPGVRIGKILVQRDETSTDKTPDARFTYSKLPTDVASRRVLLLDPMCATGGSVIKATEILINEYGVLEEDIIFLNLISAPAGIRKYLGRFPKIQIVTAAIDDDLDENRYIVPGLGDFGDRYFGTISE comes from the coding sequence ATGTCTCAACAGGAAGGCACCTCGCCAACGGATCGCGAGAGCACCATGCAGATTCTGAACATGTTCCCCGGACACCTCCACTTGCTGCCACAGACGCCGCAGCTTCATTTCCTCTTCACTGTCATCCGCGACGTGGAGACTCAGCGCACGGACTTCATCTTCTACTCAGAGCGCATCATACGCCTCATCTTtgaggcggcgctgtgcTTGATCCCTGTGAAGCCGTTTAATGTCATCACACCAGTAGGTGCTGTGTACAGGGGTGTTCGGCCGGACGACCGCGGCATCATCGGCGTCTCCATCATGCGTGCTGGCGAGTCGAtggagcgcgtgctgcgtgAGATGTGCCCCGGTGTCCGCATCGGCAAGATCCTCGTTCAACGCGACGAGACGAGCACCGACAAGACTCCCGATGCACGCTTCACATATAGCAAGCTGCCCACAGATGTAGCCTCgcgccgcgtgctgctgctggacccAATGTGCGCGACCGGTGGGAGCGTCATCAAGGCGACGGAGATCCTGATCAACGAGTACGGCGTGCTCGAGGAGGACATCATCTTCTTGAACCTTATCTCCGCCCCCGCAGGAATCAGGAAGTATCTCGGTCGGTTCCCCAAAATCCAGATTGTGaccgccgccatcgacgACGACTTGGATGAGAACAGGTACATCGTGCCCGGCCTCGGTGACTTTGGCGACCGCTATTTCGGCACGATATCGGAGTGA